In Terriglobales bacterium, the genomic stretch CAGAAGCTCGCCAGCATTGCCGAAGCTCGCTATCGCGTCGGAAAAGGTGTTCAGCAGGACGTACTGAAATCACAGGTTGAGATCTCGTTGCTTTTGCAGAAGCTGACGGTCTTAGAGCAACAGAAAAAGACCGCTCAGGTGCGCCTGAACACACTGCTGGCACGAGATCCGGAATCACCGTTGCCTCCAGCAGCCGATTTGCCGGTGCCAGAGATGGCCATCAGTCTGGAAGCTCTATATGCGCAAGCCCGTGCGGCCGATCCCTTGCTGCAACGAGAGCAGACCCTAGTGCAGCGGAGCAATGTTGCCATCAGTCTAGCCAAGCGGGACTACTACCCGGATTTTACGGTCGGCTACATGTATCAGCAGCGTCCTGATATGCCGGACATGAATGGATTCACGTTCGGCGTGAATATTCCGATCTTCTACAAAACGAAACAGCGCGAGGCGGTTCGTCAAGCGGCGGAAGAGCGCATCAGCGCCGAGCGCAGTCGCGACAATCGGCAAAATGAACTGAACTTCGAGTTGAAGCAGCAGTACCTCGCAGCCCAGGCTTCGAGCCAGCTGTTGCGCCTCTATTCTGAAGGCGTGGTCCCGCAGTCCTCGCTTGCCCTGGAATCTTCCATGTCGGCTTATCAGGTCGGCAACGTCGATTTCCTCACCGTGATCGGTAACTTCACCACACTCTTGAACTACCAAGTGGATTACTACCGCGAACTCGCCAATTTCGATTCGGCTCTGGCTCGGATTGAAGCCCTGGTGGGAGTGGACCCGACGGTGGCGAAGGCGACGACTGATGTGCAAACGGAAAAGAGGTAAGTGTATGCGGAACTCTACAGGTGCCAAGATTTTGACTGATCTTAAGGAACAATTCGAAACATTGCCCAAAGAAATCAGGAAGCAGCTCATCGCCGTGCTCGATGAAATGGGAAAAGAGCTTGAGCGCACTGAGCGAAAGTCAGCTGCAATTTACGACAGGAGCACACATTCATGGTTCGCAAGAGCGTAATCATTGCCGCGGTCTTCACCGCTGTCATTGTTCTCGGTTTTATCTATCGAGGAAAGATTGTTACTGCATTTCACCGGCTTCGCTCGACTCAGACGGCCTCCAGTTCAGCTACGCCCGGAGAGAAGAAGGTGCTGTATTGGTACGACGCGATGAATCCGACGCATACCTACGATAAACCCGGGAAGGCTCCGGACGGCATGGATCTGGTCCCGAAGTATGCGGAAGAGGAAGTTGCCGCTAGCTCGTCCTCGGAAGGCCATTCCGGACATAAGGAACGCAAAGTCTTGTACTGGTACGACCCGATGCACCCCGTCTACAAGGCGAACAAGCCTGGAACAGCCCCCGATTGCGGCATGGAACTCGTGCCGAAGTATGCCGACGAGGATACGGGTGAGGCGGCGATGGCTGTGGGAACGGTGAAGATCTCTACCGAAAAGCAACAGCTTATCGGCGTGCGTACTGCGACCGTCGAGCGCAAGCCATTGGTCCGCAGCGTGCGCACAACCGGACAACTTACGGCAGACGAAACCAGGATTGCGCACGTGCACGTCAAGATCAGTGGCTACATCGACCAAGTGTATGTCGACTACGTCGGTCAGCTGGTAAAGAAAGGGCAACCGCTGTTCACCGTTTACAGCCCCGACTTGGTGGCGACCCAGGAGGAGTATCTCATCGCCAAGCGGGGCGACAAGACGATGGGTGGCTCTCAATTCAAGGAGGTATCGGAAGGGGCCCAGTCATTGCTCGAATCCGCCCGTCGGCGGCTGAAACTTTGGGACATCAGCGACGAACAGATTCACCGCTTGGATCGAACGGGAGAAGTAACGCGCACGATGACGTTTTACTCCCCGGTTGACGGTTTCGTGATGGAGCGCAAGGCATTTCCGCAAACGGCTATCACGCCCGATATGGATCTGTATCAGATCACGGATTTATCGAAGGTTTGGGTCAATGCCGACGTGTACGAGTATGAAGTGCCGTTCGTCAAAGTCGGCCAGAGCGTCGACATGCAGCTTAGCTATTATCCCGGCAAAACCTATACCGGCAAGATCACCTACATCTATCCGACGGTTGACCCCGTAGCCCGCACGGTCAAGGTACGCATCGAGGTCCCAAACCCGGATTTCGAACTCAAACCCCAGATGTTCGCCAATGTGGAATTGAAGATCAATTACGGCACTCACGTTGTCGTACCACAAGAGGCGGTGATGGATTCCGGAGACAAGCAGTATGTGTTCCTGGTGCATGACGGAGGCACATTCGAGCCGCGGAATATCGAGATTGGTCCAAAGTTGGACGGGAAAGTAGCCGTACTTTCCGGTCTCGAGGCAGGTGACACGATCGTCACCTCCGGCAACTTCCTGGTTGATTCGGAAAGCCGTTTGAAGAGCGCCATGGGCGGCATGAAGCACTGAGGAGGGCGTATGGCGAAAAAAGCTTCCATCGTGTCGCTGGTAGTTCTGGTTATCGTGGGTGGTCTGTTCATGGCCGGAGATTGGTCGATGCGTCGGCGTGAACGTGAATTCTGTGGGATCTGCCGGCGACACGTAAACCCGAAACTGGCGGTTGTGGCCGTACTTGGAGGCAAACAGCGGCACGTGTGTTGCGCTCGTTGTGCGGTCACCGAGGCCCGTCAAGAGAAGCAACCGCTGCGATTGGTATCGGTCACCGATTACACATCCGGCCGAACCATCAATCCGGCCGATGCCTGGTTCGTAGAAGACAGTCGAGCAATGGCGTGCGACCACGACATGTCGATGACTGACGAGAGTAAACAGCCGTTACAAATGACATTTGATCGCTGCGCTCCTGGAGCTTTTGCGTTTACTTCCGAGCAACAGGCACGCAGTTTTGTTCAAGAGAATGGGGGCGTCATCCGTCGTCTTCCCGAGCTTGCAAAAGAGGTTCAGCAATGATTGATCATCTTATCGAAGCCTGCGCCAAGAACAAATTCCTGGTGTTTCTCTTCATTGGCGTGGCCCTTCTCTTTGGCGTGCACTCGCTGAAGAACACCAAACTGGATGCTATCCCTGATCTCTCCGATACACAGGTCATTGTGTATTCGCGATGGGATCGCAGCCCAGACATCATGGAAGATCAGGTCACTTACCCGATTGTGTCAGCCCTGCTGGGTTTACCCAAAGTCAAGGACATTCGTGGTTTCTCGGATTTCGGGTACTCGTATGTCTACATCATCTTTGAAGAAGGTACCGACATCTACTGGGCACGCTCCCGGACCCTGGAATATCTGAGTTCCGTTACTCCGCGATTGCCCAAAGGAGTGAACGTAGAGCTTGCCAAGGATGACACTGCCGTCGGTTGGGTCTACCAGTATGCCCTGGTCGATACTGCCGGTCAGTACAGTCTGGAGCAAATGCGTAGCTACCAGGACTGGTACCTACGCTACGCCCTGCAATCGGTTCCCGGGGTGGCCGAGGTGGCTCCTCTGGGCGGCTTCGTGCGGCAATACCAAGTCAATGTCGATCCCAACAAGCTGCTCGGATACAAGATCCCGATCAACATGGTCGTGGAAGCGGTCCAGAAGGGCAATAACGACGTGGGCGCGCGTTTGGTGGAAATGAGCGGTCGGGAATACATGGTGCGGGGCCGCGGCTATATCAAGTCGCTGGATGACATCGGCAAGATCGTGGTCATGAACAATCCCCAGACCGGCACACCGGTTCTCGTGCGCGATATCGCCACCGTCACCTACGGGCCTGAGATTCGCCGTGGTGTCGGCGAAATTGATGGCCGTGGTGAAACGGTTGGTGGCGTGGTGATCATGCGTTTCGGCGAGAACGCTCAGAAAGTCATCGAACGCGTAAAGGAGAAGATCAAAGATCTGGAGCCAACTCTGCCGAAGGGCTTGAAGATTGTCAACACCTACGATCGTTCCGATCTGATCGATCGCTCGGTTGAAAACCTCAAACACACGCTGCTTGAGGAGTTAATCATCGTCAGCCTGGTGATCATGATCTTCCTGTGGCACTTTCCCAGTGCCATCATTCCCATCATCACGATTCCAATCACCGTGGTGTTGGCCTTTATCCCCATGCAGTTGAGCGGCATGACAGCCAACATCATGTCCCTGGGAGGAATCGCTGTCGCGATCGGGGCCATGGTGGACGCCGCCGTTGTGGTAGTTGAGCAGACCCACAAGAAACTTGAGCACTGGAACGCCGAAGGCCGCCCGGGGGATTACCACCAGGTGGTTATCTCCGCCGTTAAGGAGGTGGGCGGACCCAGCTTCTTCGCACTTTTGGTGATTGCCGTCTCCTTCCTTCCCGTCTTCACGTTGGAAGCGCAGGAAGGCCGGTTGTTCAAACCATTGGCGTACACCAAGAACTTTTCCATGGCGATCGCGGCCGTGCTGGCCGTAACTCTTGATCCAGCCATGCGGTTGCTGTTTACCCGGATGGATAATTTCACTTTCCGCCCGAAGTGGCTGGCCAAAATCGTGAATGCCGTTCTGGTCGGCAAGATTCACAGCGAAGATGATCATCCCATCAGCCGTCCACTGATGAAGATCTACCACCCGGTCGTTGAGTTTGTCCTCGAACACAAGTGGAAGACGATTGCGGCTGCGGTGCTAGCGATGGTACTCACGGTTCCTGTGTTCTTCAAGCTTGGTTCTGAGTTCATGCCTCCGCTGGATGAAGGCACGTTGCTGTACATGCCAACCACCCTGCCAGGCATGTCGGTTACCGAGGCATCTCGCATTCTCCAGATCCAGGACAAGATCATGAAAAGTTTCCCGGAGGTGCAGAGCGTATTTGGCAAAGCGGGCCGTGTCGAGAGCTCAACTGATCCAGCGCCGTACGCCATGATGGAATCAGTAGTAGTTCTAAAGCCTCAGGAGCAATGGCCGAAGCGCTCACGCTGGTACTCCAGATGGGCTCCTGACTGGCTACAGGGTATGCTCCGCCGTTTCTGGCCGGACCACAAAACAACACAAGAATTGATCTATGGTCCCGGCGGTCTGAACGAAGCGCTCACCATTCCAGGCATTGCCAATGCATGGACCATGCCCATCAAGGGACGCATTGACATGCTCACTACCGGCGTGCGAACGCCGTTGGGTATCAAGATCCTCGGTTCCGACTTAGGGGAGGTACAGAAGGTTGGCGAAGAAATCGAGATGGCGCTCAAGGACATTCCGGGTACAACCAGCGTGTTCGCCGAGCGAACCACAGGTGGATACTTCCTGGACTTCGATCTTAAACGCGACGAACTCGCTCGGTACGGTCTGACGATCGATGATGCCAATGAGGTATTGATGTCTGCCGTCGGAGGCGAAGACGTTACCACGACCGTAGAGGGTCGCGAACGGTACCCGGTCAATGTTCGGTACCTGCGAGACTATCGCAGCGACATTGACAAGCTACAGCGCGTGTTGGTTTCAACGCCGTCGGGCGCGCAGATCCCGTTGGGGCAGATTGCCGATATCTCTCTGAAAACCGGTCCCGGCATGATTCGCGACGAGAACGGCAGGTTGAGCGGCTACGTGTACGTCGACGTGTCCGGCCGTGAC encodes the following:
- a CDS encoding TolC family protein, giving the protein MKKVRLILFLVLGAASWTLAADKGAGSQVQVEVAPASPTNANPPAAVLTLDDVIREGLERNPSVQAAFHQVEAQRRRVPQVRTLPDPTVSTGWAGNITPFSVQNGDPSSSRFVSVSQQLLYPGKLKLRGEVASKEVEAATWDYEAVRRRVVADLKVAYYDYSFQDKAIQTTQRNKELLQKLASIAEARYRVGKGVQQDVLKSQVEISLLLQKLTVLEQQKKTAQVRLNTLLARDPESPLPPAADLPVPEMAISLEALYAQARAADPLLQREQTLVQRSNVAISLAKRDYYPDFTVGYMYQQRPDMPDMNGFTFGVNIPIFYKTKQREAVRQAAEERISAERSRDNRQNELNFELKQQYLAAQASSQLLRLYSEGVVPQSSLALESSMSAYQVGNVDFLTVIGNFTTLLNYQVDYYRELANFDSALARIEALVGVDPTVAKATTDVQTEKR
- a CDS encoding efflux RND transporter periplasmic adaptor subunit, with the protein product MVRKSVIIAAVFTAVIVLGFIYRGKIVTAFHRLRSTQTASSSATPGEKKVLYWYDAMNPTHTYDKPGKAPDGMDLVPKYAEEEVAASSSSEGHSGHKERKVLYWYDPMHPVYKANKPGTAPDCGMELVPKYADEDTGEAAMAVGTVKISTEKQQLIGVRTATVERKPLVRSVRTTGQLTADETRIAHVHVKISGYIDQVYVDYVGQLVKKGQPLFTVYSPDLVATQEEYLIAKRGDKTMGGSQFKEVSEGAQSLLESARRRLKLWDISDEQIHRLDRTGEVTRTMTFYSPVDGFVMERKAFPQTAITPDMDLYQITDLSKVWVNADVYEYEVPFVKVGQSVDMQLSYYPGKTYTGKITYIYPTVDPVARTVKVRIEVPNPDFELKPQMFANVELKINYGTHVVVPQEAVMDSGDKQYVFLVHDGGTFEPRNIEIGPKLDGKVAVLSGLEAGDTIVTSGNFLVDSESRLKSAMGGMKH
- a CDS encoding efflux RND transporter permease subunit; translated protein: MIDHLIEACAKNKFLVFLFIGVALLFGVHSLKNTKLDAIPDLSDTQVIVYSRWDRSPDIMEDQVTYPIVSALLGLPKVKDIRGFSDFGYSYVYIIFEEGTDIYWARSRTLEYLSSVTPRLPKGVNVELAKDDTAVGWVYQYALVDTAGQYSLEQMRSYQDWYLRYALQSVPGVAEVAPLGGFVRQYQVNVDPNKLLGYKIPINMVVEAVQKGNNDVGARLVEMSGREYMVRGRGYIKSLDDIGKIVVMNNPQTGTPVLVRDIATVTYGPEIRRGVGEIDGRGETVGGVVIMRFGENAQKVIERVKEKIKDLEPTLPKGLKIVNTYDRSDLIDRSVENLKHTLLEELIIVSLVIMIFLWHFPSAIIPIITIPITVVLAFIPMQLSGMTANIMSLGGIAVAIGAMVDAAVVVVEQTHKKLEHWNAEGRPGDYHQVVISAVKEVGGPSFFALLVIAVSFLPVFTLEAQEGRLFKPLAYTKNFSMAIAAVLAVTLDPAMRLLFTRMDNFTFRPKWLAKIVNAVLVGKIHSEDDHPISRPLMKIYHPVVEFVLEHKWKTIAAAVLAMVLTVPVFFKLGSEFMPPLDEGTLLYMPTTLPGMSVTEASRILQIQDKIMKSFPEVQSVFGKAGRVESSTDPAPYAMMESVVVLKPQEQWPKRSRWYSRWAPDWLQGMLRRFWPDHKTTQELIYGPGGLNEALTIPGIANAWTMPIKGRIDMLTTGVRTPLGIKILGSDLGEVQKVGEEIEMALKDIPGTTSVFAERTTGGYFLDFDLKRDELARYGLTIDDANEVLMSAVGGEDVTTTVEGRERYPVNVRYLRDYRSDIDKLQRVLVSTPSGAQIPLGQIADISLKTGPGMIRDENGRLSGYVYVDVSGRDIGSYVEQAKKVVSEKVSVPVGYQLVWSGQYESMIRVKERLKIVLPVTLFIVFLLLYFNTKSTVKTMIILLAVPFSAIGAIWFLYLLNYNMSIAVWVGLIALLGVDAETAVFMLLYLDLAYHDAINKGKMRSWDDLREAIVVGAVKRLRPKVMTVACMLFGLLPIMWSVGAGGDVMKRIAAPMIGGILTSFLMELIIYPPIFAIWKWNFEVKPRLKHEQNSSTPVEQLTSA